A region from the Palaemon carinicauda isolate YSFRI2023 chromosome 9, ASM3689809v2, whole genome shotgun sequence genome encodes:
- the LOC137647137 gene encoding EF-hand domain-containing protein D2 homolog yields the protein MSDEKLVTLFDISKHPEYNEEELNNLFKLFCRYATPSTKKGSISLDDFKKLLESLELTQTHLEAKETYDSICKDGKVSLDEFMKLVKELTAKTGKINLDLVVKLAAQEEVNVDDVGVGGAKRFFEAKARILEVGDAAYRAFEDRKREEEERKKRQEEFKKKREQFQAAA from the exons CACCCGGAGTACAACGAAGAGGAGCTGAACAACCTGTTCAAGCTTTTCTGCCGGTACGCCACACCCAGCACGAAGAAGGGCTCCATCTCGCTGGACGATTTCAAGAAACTGCTGGAGTCCCTGGAACTGACCCAGACCCACCTGGAAGCGAAGGAGACCTACGACTCCATTTGCAAGGATGGCAAAGTCTCCCTGGACGAGTTCATGAAGCTCGTCAAAGAGCTCACAGCCAAGACGGGCAAGATCAACTTGGAT TTGGTGGTAAAACTGGCCGCCCAAGAAGAAGTCAACGTGGATGACGTAGGCGTGGGTGGAGCCAAGAGATTTTTCGAGGCAAAGGCGAGAATCCTCGAGGTCGGAGATGCTGCCTACAGAGCCTTcgaggatagaaagagagaagaggaggagaggaagaagaggcaAGAGGAATTCAAGAAGAAGAGGGAGCAGTTCCAGGCTGCTGCTTAG